In Cyanobacteria bacterium FACHB-DQ100, a genomic segment contains:
- a CDS encoding polysaccharide biosynthesis tyrosine autokinase: MSQGNLPLLNSFPSQEPDPGYGQLLGVLMRRKAWFLGAIAGTVALAAIVTSIMPPTYRSTMQMLVESNYRERRAPGDNRPSFADPNVESDTATQVNLMRSTQLLQRAVDDLKPRYSDISVDRLRRRLNIAQVQEQRGNERVTTNIVEMSYIDHDRIKTREVLKALQKVYQDYNLEQQRNRLAKGLSFIDGQIPQVQAKVDKAEAALERFRKSANLIDPELQSKAVVESLRELQKNQQANRSDLASAQARFYALQQQLARSPQQVAIAAKLSQSKQYQALLGEIQKTEVALAQQQTRFTSKTPFVQQLLEQRQRQLGLLQQEAQRVLGANAGAVAGSSDALLSAGQLGDNDLKFASDLTQAQVEFFSAQARDQTLATESQRLQSQLQRFPGFLSEYNRLQPAVKLNRDTLDELQKARQDLGLEIARGGFDWQAVEQPKFGRQVGPNWLRNLLIGGAAGVMLGSVAAFLRESADKSIRTSEDLTKQASIPLIGMVPELPMTEIMPVTSFATHRSRLAGDIVMPQVLHWAPFRESLDLIYKNLQLMTDGNPLRSLVVTSALAGEGKSTVALGLAISAARLHQRVLLIDADLRRPGLHEQLQLPNDHGLSTLLTSDRALSQAAIQPASIYSDLPISVLTAGPTPSDSVQLLSSKRMRDLITVFEQHYDLVILDAPPVLGIVDALLAASFCDGALLVGRMGQVNRDEVTQAVGMLNRLNLVGVVANCAESGNSYYYRSTTTTP, encoded by the coding sequence GCAAGAACCCGATCCAGGGTACGGGCAACTTCTGGGCGTGTTGATGCGGCGGAAAGCTTGGTTTCTGGGCGCAATTGCGGGAACCGTGGCGCTGGCTGCGATCGTGACCTCGATCATGCCCCCTACCTATCGCAGCACCATGCAAATGCTGGTCGAGTCAAACTACCGAGAACGTCGCGCTCCGGGTGATAATCGTCCTTCCTTTGCTGATCCCAACGTCGAAAGCGATACCGCAACGCAGGTCAATTTAATGCGAAGCACTCAACTGCTGCAACGGGCTGTAGATGATCTGAAGCCGCGCTACAGCGATATCAGCGTCGATCGCTTAAGGCGGCGGCTGAATATTGCCCAAGTGCAGGAGCAGCGCGGCAATGAGCGCGTCACTACCAACATCGTGGAAATGAGCTACATCGATCACGATCGGATCAAAACCCGCGAGGTACTTAAAGCGCTGCAAAAGGTTTATCAGGACTACAACTTAGAACAGCAGCGCAATCGTTTGGCAAAGGGATTATCGTTCATTGACGGACAGATTCCGCAGGTGCAGGCGAAAGTAGATAAAGCCGAAGCCGCTTTAGAGCGGTTTCGCAAATCTGCGAACCTGATCGATCCCGAATTGCAATCAAAGGCGGTCGTAGAATCGCTGCGGGAATTGCAGAAAAATCAGCAAGCGAATCGCAGCGATCTTGCCAGTGCTCAGGCACGGTTTTACGCGCTCCAGCAGCAGTTAGCCCGATCGCCGCAGCAAGTCGCGATCGCGGCAAAACTTAGCCAATCTAAGCAATATCAAGCCTTACTGGGTGAAATTCAAAAAACTGAAGTTGCCTTAGCTCAGCAGCAAACGCGCTTTACCAGTAAAACTCCGTTTGTGCAGCAGCTTTTGGAGCAGCGTCAGCGCCAGCTTGGGTTGCTTCAGCAGGAGGCGCAGCGGGTCTTAGGCGCGAATGCGGGCGCGGTTGCAGGATCAAGCGATGCCCTGCTTTCCGCCGGACAGTTAGGGGATAACGATCTAAAATTTGCCAGCGACTTAACTCAGGCTCAGGTGGAGTTCTTTTCGGCGCAGGCGCGGGATCAAACGCTGGCAACAGAATCCCAGCGGCTCCAATCTCAACTCCAGCGATTTCCAGGTTTCTTATCGGAATACAACCGCCTCCAGCCTGCGGTGAAGCTGAACCGGGACACGCTGGATGAACTGCAAAAAGCGCGGCAAGATTTGGGTCTGGAAATTGCGCGGGGTGGTTTTGATTGGCAGGCGGTAGAGCAGCCAAAGTTTGGTCGGCAAGTTGGTCCAAATTGGTTACGCAATTTGCTGATTGGAGGTGCGGCGGGAGTCATGCTGGGGAGTGTAGCGGCGTTCCTGCGCGAATCGGCAGATAAATCGATTCGGACTTCCGAAGACTTAACCAAGCAGGCATCAATTCCGCTGATTGGGATGGTGCCGGAATTGCCGATGACCGAGATCATGCCAGTGACCAGTTTTGCGACTCATCGATCGCGCCTCGCCGGAGACATTGTCATGCCGCAAGTGCTGCATTGGGCACCGTTCCGCGAATCGCTGGATTTGATTTACAAGAATCTGCAACTGATGACCGATGGGAATCCGCTGCGATCGCTGGTGGTCACTTCAGCGTTAGCGGGTGAAGGCAAGTCAACTGTGGCGCTGGGCTTGGCGATTAGTGCAGCACGGCTGCATCAGCGCGTCCTGTTAATCGATGCTGATTTACGTCGTCCTGGACTGCATGAGCAATTGCAGCTCCCGAACGATCACGGGCTTTCGACATTGTTGACGAGCGATCGGGCGCTGTCGCAAGCCGCGATTCAGCCTGCGAGCATTTACAGCGATCTGCCAATCTCAGTATTAACTGCTGGCCCCACTCCTAGCGATTCCGTGCAGTTGCTCAGCTCCAAACGGATGCGCGATTTGATCACAGTGTTTGAGCAGCATTACGATCTGGTGATTTTAGATGCGCCACCCGTGTTGGGAATTGTGGATGCCTTATTGGCAGCTTCTTTCTGTGATGGAGCGCTGTTAGTCGGTCGGATGGGGCAGGTCAATCGGGATGAAGTGACGCAGGCAGTGGGGATGCTGAATCGGTTAAATCTCGTGGGTGTGGTTGCAAATTGTGCTGAAAGTGGAAATAGTTACTATTACCGCTCAACGACAACAACGCCTTAG